GCTGATGGAGCCGGCGCTGACCAACATCGGCATCGTGCTGCCGGAGTCCGGCTACCTCGACGGGGTGCGGGCGCTTACCCGGCAGCACGGGACCTACCTGGTCAACGACGAGACGCACACGTTCTCCGCCGGGCCGGGAGGCGCGACGGCCGCCTGGGACCTGACGCCGGACGTGGTCACCATCGGCAAGGCCATCGGCGGTGGGATCCCGGTCGGCGCGTACGGCCTCTCGGCCGAGCTGGCCGCCGACCTGACCGCCCGGACGGACCTCGACCTGGTCGACATGGGCGGCGTCGGCGGCACGCTGGCCGGCAACCCGGTGTCGGTCGCGGCCACCCTGGCCACCCTGCGCGAGGTGCTCACCGACGAGGCGTTCGCCGGCATGGCCGAGACGGCGGCCCGCTTCGCCGAGGGGGTGGGCGCGCTGTTCGCCGAGTACGCGTTGCCGTGGTCGGTGAGCCGGCTCGGCGCGCGGGTGGAGTACCGCCTCGTCGACCCGGCCCCGCGTACCGGCACCGAGTCGGCCCGGTGCGCCGACGCCGACCTGGAGGACTACCTGCACGTCTACCTGCTCAACCGGGGGATCCTGATGACCCCGTTCCACAACATGGCGCTGATGTGTCCGCAGACCACGGTGGAGGACGTACGCCGGCACCACGAGATCTTCGGCGACGCGTTGGGCGAGCTGGTGGGGTGACCGATCGGGTGGGAACAGTCGAAACCTATTGACTCTCGATAGGTAGCGAGTGATAGTCGATGCATGCTGGTGACACGTTGGGCGGTGGCCGCCCTCAGAGTCTTCCTCGTGGTGCTGTTCGGGATCCTGGTCGTGTTCCAGACCCTCTCGCTGCCGGGGCAGTTCGCCCACATGGCGCAGGAGTCACCGGAACAGGCGTACCTGCGGTGGCCGTTGACCGCCGTCACGGTGTTCTGGGTGCTCTGCGTCCAGGTGGTGGTCGTCTGCACCTGGAAGTTGCTCACCCTGGTCAAGAACGACCGCATCTTCAGCCCGGCCGCGCTGGTCTGGGTGGACGTGATCGTGTGGGCCGTCGCCGCCGCCTGGGTGGTGCTGGTGGCCGTCTTCCTCTACGTAGGATTCAGGGCCGACGACCCCGGAGTCCCGTTCCTGCTGCTCCTGCTCTCGACCGGCGTCGCCGTGCTGGGGCTGCTGATGGTGGTGCTGCGCGCGCTGCTGCGCCAGGCCACCACGCTGCGGACCGACATGGAAGCGGTGATCTGATGCCCATCGTGGTACGCATCGACGTCCAGCTCGCCAAGCGCAAGATGAGCGTCGGTGAGTTCGCCGAGCGGGTGGGGCTCACGCCGGCGAACGTGGCGGTGCTCAAGAACGGCCGGGCCAAGGCCGTCCGGTTCAGCACCCTGGAGGCGATGTGCCGGGTGCTCGACTGCCAACCCGGTGACCTGCTGGAATGGGTCGAGGAGTGAACCCTGCGGGGCCCGGCCGTCGCGCCGGGCCCCGCGAGGTGCGGCCTCAGTAGCCGTAACGGCTCTTCAGGTGCCGCCACCAGTCCCGGAACATCCAGGCGTCGAACTCGGTGATCGAGCTGGCGCTGCCGGCCCGCATCAGGAACCCGCCGACTCCACTGGGCGTCCAGTCGTAGAAGTCGTCGAGGCCGAAGGTGTGGCCTATCTCGTGCAGCAGGATGTGCATGTTCTCGGCGTTCAGGTTGTTCATGTAGTACTCGCGGCCCATGCGTTGGCCCCAGTCGCCGCCGGCACCGCCGCCGAACCCGTCGGTCAGCCACAGCGACTGGTCGTAGTGGCGGGCCACCCCGCCGGGGCAGTTCGGGTACTGCCCACCCTGGTTGAAGAAGCGACCGCACGCGGGCGCGCACTGCGGGGCGTTCTCGCGGATGTCGTTGACGTAGACGTCGACGCTGGTGTCGGTCCACTGGAGCTGACTGCGGTTGCGGACGGCCCAGCCGACCACCTTGATCGGCACCTGCTGGTACGGCCAGGCGTTGTGCCCGACCATCACGTCCATCCACTTCTTGTACTGCCGGGCGAGGGTGGCGTGGATCTGGTCGCGCTGGGCGGCCGTGACGGTGGCGCCGGAGTCCCAGCGGACACAGAAGTTCAGTGCTCCACGGTTGGCCATGACCTGGTCCCAGCCGTAGTTGCGGAACCCGTACGGGTTGCCGTTGTTGTAGGTCTGCTCCACGTGCTGCCACACCTGGTTGAGCGGGTTCACCAGGTGCGCGGGCGGATTCCAGCCGCTGGTCGGCGGGGGCGTGGTCGGGCTCGGTGCGGGGGTCGTCGGGGCGGGCGTGGTCGGTGCCGGGGTGCCGGGCGTGCCGGTGCAGGTGACGCCGTTGAGGGCGAACGTGGTCGGTGCCGGGTTGCTGCCGCTCCACGACCCGTTGAAGCCGAACGATGTGGCGGCGCCGGTGCCGAGGGCACTGTTGTGGCCGACGCTGGTCGCGTCGACCCGGCTTCCGCTCTGCGTCACGGTGGCGTTCCACGCCTGGGTGACGCTCTGCCCGGCGCCGTACGTCCAGGTCACCGTCCAGCCGTTGAGCGGGTCGCCGAGGTTGGTGGCGGTGACCTCGGCACCGAACCCGCCGGACCACTGGTTGGTGACCCGGTAGTCGACCCGGCAGCCCGGCGCGGCGGCCTGCGCACCGGTCACTGCCAGGGTGGCTCCACCGGTGAAGGCCAGGGTGGCGACGACCGCCACACCGAGCCGTGGTCCTGTTCGGGGTGATCTCATAGGTGCTCCTCCCGGTGTCGGAGACGCCGTCGGTGGACACACCGGCAGCGATAGATTGGCGTCGATGTAAACTAAATGGTGGCAGGTGGGAGGTCTGGTTGGGCTGACCGGTGTTCGCAAACCCTGCCGTATTCGGCCCCGGGCTATTGCCGAAATGGTTTTCGTGGACGAAGCTGGCCCGCTTGGTCCTCTGCGGGGTGCCGGAGCGGGCCTGATTGCCGAAATCCCGTGATCTCTGCGATCGGTTTTAGCCGGAGATCTCCTGGGAGGGATTGCCGAAATGGTTTTCGAGGTTCATTGTCGGAGATCAGACCACCGGGGTCCTCGCGCGTACGCGGGCCATCGGTCCCGGCGGCACGGGCGACGCGACGGGGACCTCTGGGCAGGGGAGAGCAGGCGATGATCGAGAAGAGCGGCGGGTCACGGATGGGCGCGGCGAACAGTGGGGCCGGCGCCGGGCGGTCCAGCGGTCGATCGATCATGCGTGACGTCGCGGCGCGGGCGGGGGTGTCGGCGCAGACGGTCTCCCGGGTCATCAACGGCCACCCGTACGTCGCCGACGACACCCGCCAGCGGGTGCTGGCGGCGATGCGGGAGCTGGACTACCAGCGCAACCCGGCGGCCCGCGCCCTGGTCACCCGGCGTTCCGGCACGCTCGGGATCATCGGCTACGAGAGCCCGCTGTACGGGCCGACCTCGATGCTCTACGCCATCGAGGGCGCGGCCCGATCCGCCGGCTACTTCGTCAGCGTCGCCAGTGTGCGACACCTGGACCGGCGGTCGGTGCTCGACGCCGCGGACTGGTTGCGTCGGCAGTCGGTCGAGGGACTCATCGCCATCGCGCCCAAACCCGCCATGGCCGGGGCGCTGGCCGAGGCGGCTGGCGGGCTGGCGGCGGTGACCGTCGGCGGTGGATGCAGCGACGAGATCGCCAGCGCGCAGATCGACAACGTGGCGGGTGCCCGACTCGCCACCCGACACCTGCTCGACCTCGGCCACGCCACCGTGCACCACGTGTCCGGCCCGGAGGACTGGCCCGAGGCGGACGAACGGATCCGTGGCTGGCGGGAGGCCCTGCGGGCCGCCGGTGCGCCGGTGCCGGCCGTCGTCCCCGGCGACTGGAGTGCCAGCACCGGCTACCAGCAGGGGGAGCGGCTGGCCGCCGACCCCGACGTCACCGCCGTCTTCTGCGCCAGCGACCAACTCGCCCTCGGCGTGCTGCGGGCGTTGCACGAGGCGGGCCGCCGGGTGCCGGAGGACGTCAGCGTGGTCGGCTTCGACGGCACGCCGGACGGGGCGCACTTCCTGCCGCCGCTGACGTCGGTGCGGCAGGACTTCGCCGAACTGGGCCGGCGCAGCCTGGGACTGCTGCTGGCGCAGCTCGACCCGGCCGGGCAGACGCCGGCGCGCCGACGCGACCTGCTGGTGCCGGAACTGGTCAGCCGGCGCAGCGCGGCGGCCCCGTGCGGCGTCGGCCGACCGCTGCGCGCGCTGCGACCGGCCAGCCTGATCGGTTAGGTCCTCCCGACGTCCCCGGCAGCTGTCGGAGGCCGGGGCCGTCTCGCGGCCCGGTCCGCTTCTCCGACGGGGGTGCGGACACCGGGCCGGCTCCCTCGCCGGGACCGTCGGCACCGGGCCGGTGTGGGGATCAGCGGTGCACCGCCGGTCCGGTCGACTCGCGGACGACGAGGCGGCCGGGTTGGCGGATGACGCCACTGCCGGGATTGCCGTCCAGGGCGGCGTAGAGGTGCTTGACCGCGGTCGCGCCGAGCCGTTCCAGGTTGAGGTCCACCGTGGTCAGCGGTGGTCGGCAGTCGGCGGCGAAGAACTCCCAGTTGTCGTAGCCGACGATCGCCACGTCGTCCGGGATGCGTCGCCCGAGGTCACGCAGTGTGTCGGCGGCTCCGGCGGCGAGCTGGTCGTTGCCGCAGAAGATCGCGTCCACGTCCGGGCGGGCCGCCAGCAGCAGTCGGGTGGCGTGCCGGCCCCACCGCTGCGACCACTCGCCGAACAGCGGGTCCCCGGCGGGATCGAGGCCCGCCTCGGTGAGCACCGTCCGCAGCCCGGCCGCCCGGTCCCGGGCCGACCGGTAACCGTCCGGGCCGGTGATGTGCCCGATCCGCCGTCGTCCGTGCAGCACCAGGTGCTCGGCGGCGAGCCGGGCGCCGCCCTCGTCGTCGGCGATCACCGACAGGTCCCGGGGGTCGGTCGACTCGGCGTAGGCGTAGACCACCGGAACCGGGATGTCCTGCGTCAGCGAGGGACCCACCTCGTTGCTGTCGCCGACCACGATGAACCCGTCGACCTGCCGCGCCAGCAGCGTACGGATGTAGTGCTGGCGCCGGATCGCGTCACCCCGGGCGTCGCAG
Above is a window of Verrucosispora sp. NA02020 DNA encoding:
- a CDS encoding DUF2975 domain-containing protein, producing the protein MLVTRWAVAALRVFLVVLFGILVVFQTLSLPGQFAHMAQESPEQAYLRWPLTAVTVFWVLCVQVVVVCTWKLLTLVKNDRIFSPAALVWVDVIVWAVAAAWVVLVAVFLYVGFRADDPGVPFLLLLLSTGVAVLGLLMVVLRALLRQATTLRTDMEAVI
- a CDS encoding LacI family DNA-binding transcriptional regulator translates to MTLSDVASRAGVSVATASKALNGRAEVAQATRERVLRAADELSFQPNALASGLINGRTRTVGLLTDELGGRFAMSILLGAENALGNEQMSVLLCDARGDAIRRQHYIRTLLARQVDGFIVVGDSNEVGPSLTQDIPVPVVYAYAESTDPRDLSVIADDEGGARLAAEHLVLHGRRRIGHITGPDGYRSARDRAAGLRTVLTEAGLDPAGDPLFGEWSQRWGRHATRLLLAARPDVDAIFCGNDQLAAGAADTLRDLGRRIPDDVAIVGYDNWEFFAADCRPPLTTVDLNLERLGATAVKHLYAALDGNPGSGVIRQPGRLVVRESTGPAVHR
- a CDS encoding cellulose-binding domain-containing protein, whose amino-acid sequence is MRSPRTGPRLGVAVVATLAFTGGATLAVTGAQAAAPGCRVDYRVTNQWSGGFGAEVTATNLGDPLNGWTVTWTYGAGQSVTQAWNATVTQSGSRVDATSVGHNSALGTGAATSFGFNGSWSGSNPAPTTFALNGVTCTGTPGTPAPTTPAPTTPAPSPTTPPPTSGWNPPAHLVNPLNQVWQHVEQTYNNGNPYGFRNYGWDQVMANRGALNFCVRWDSGATVTAAQRDQIHATLARQYKKWMDVMVGHNAWPYQQVPIKVVGWAVRNRSQLQWTDTSVDVYVNDIRENAPQCAPACGRFFNQGGQYPNCPGGVARHYDQSLWLTDGFGGGAGGDWGQRMGREYYMNNLNAENMHILLHEIGHTFGLDDFYDWTPSGVGGFLMRAGSASSITEFDAWMFRDWWRHLKSRYGY
- a CDS encoding transaminase, producing MPTDFEAEGVDRTRLGRLLARERSTFVDRHPRSAAAYADAGHLFGKVPMTWMNKNAAGFPVYLDRARGARVTDVDGNEYVDFCLGDTGAMAGHSPAPVVEAVTRRLADLGGAATMLPTEEAASVGAELTRRFGLPAWSFTLTATDANRWAIRLLRAVTGRPRILVNSYCYHGSVDESLIVVGPDGRPRSRAGNVGAPCDVTTTSRVAEFNDLDGLARELAHGDVAAVLMEPALTNIGIVLPESGYLDGVRALTRQHGTYLVNDETHTFSAGPGGATAAWDLTPDVVTIGKAIGGGIPVGAYGLSAELAADLTARTDLDLVDMGGVGGTLAGNPVSVAATLATLREVLTDEAFAGMAETAARFAEGVGALFAEYALPWSVSRLGARVEYRLVDPAPRTGTESARCADADLEDYLHVYLLNRGILMTPFHNMALMCPQTTVEDVRRHHEIFGDALGELVG
- a CDS encoding helix-turn-helix transcriptional regulator codes for the protein MPIVVRIDVQLAKRKMSVGEFAERVGLTPANVAVLKNGRAKAVRFSTLEAMCRVLDCQPGDLLEWVEE
- a CDS encoding LacI family DNA-binding transcriptional regulator; its protein translation is MIEKSGGSRMGAANSGAGAGRSSGRSIMRDVAARAGVSAQTVSRVINGHPYVADDTRQRVLAAMRELDYQRNPAARALVTRRSGTLGIIGYESPLYGPTSMLYAIEGAARSAGYFVSVASVRHLDRRSVLDAADWLRRQSVEGLIAIAPKPAMAGALAEAAGGLAAVTVGGGCSDEIASAQIDNVAGARLATRHLLDLGHATVHHVSGPEDWPEADERIRGWREALRAAGAPVPAVVPGDWSASTGYQQGERLAADPDVTAVFCASDQLALGVLRALHEAGRRVPEDVSVVGFDGTPDGAHFLPPLTSVRQDFAELGRRSLGLLLAQLDPAGQTPARRRDLLVPELVSRRSAAAPCGVGRPLRALRPASLIG